Within Coffea arabica cultivar ET-39 chromosome 4e, Coffea Arabica ET-39 HiFi, whole genome shotgun sequence, the genomic segment gttagtgaatgggaagtaaaaaccctagtacgtgagtttttaagaaaaacggcgcgaaccggcgggtcccgcgcactaccgtttgaacgcaccactggaccaccactttcttgcaccacaagcttattgatatttgagccaaaatatcttcttatattacagctaaggggaccgaaatttgtggcttataagtaaggggaagaaagagaaaaattagtggctaagaattgtccaagtgttagccaaattgtggtcttaattaactctaaccttcttactccttataagacaaaaatcagcttcatttctcttcattttctgctgccaagagccgagagagagagagagtaagaataagagaggaaaaacaaaactcttctccatttcttcttcaatccaccaacaaagtgagaaatcaaacaaaagaaaccgattaatcttgtctttgagtggttagttagtgtttggtggtgaaagtttggaaaaggaaagcttggggctgcttttagagacttctaaccaaggtaagagaactcatctctctaagttttgcttttgattttgttaaattaagttagtagtttgattatagtggtggaatcatggatgattagcatgatttagaggttttccccaatttatttgatgaactaggggttctgattttctgctcaatgtgatgtatgatgtgtaaatgttgtaattaaggttatataaggttgtttagtggtgattagaaccagaaatttgaggaaattacacttagagctaaacattccagatttctggaaaatttcccaagcattctgtccgaaattgtatctatatgttagaggccgatttggcctttgatcaaataaggaaagttgtagagaatggcattttataggttcctgtaaaatttcagctcaatcggagcaacggaggtcgtgaaaagtccaaaatacccctactgttttaagaatttcccagcagtccgtttcttcagttcagtccagtttatcacgatttttgaccaggatccattctgatttagctctgggccgaaacttgaaagttgtagtgttctgaagtagctttaaaatacctcaaagaacacctgattcggacttgtgtacactgagttatgaccattacagtgttctgcgtttaagcagccgacgaattggtttctggtttagtaattggcgaatttgaccaagttacattagaaactggacttagtgatattcatgaacattgtagccctgagtcttagcttcgaaacggcataggtttcgcctTAATCTGAttagcgtagcctcggataagttatttccgcttttatacgtcaaatctgtctttcgGCTATATGGAATTTCTGTTCTTGCTATTGATGCGAATcttattattatgatattgtgagcctatggaacggctcttgacctGAATTGCTtatatgtatgatgttgggttgtgtttgagaaaaacaatgaagcctaaatggctggaaattaggtaaacacaaagggcatgctgcccaaatttacgctcgaggactatataaatacacttgcgacttgggtcgagttgatatgaatagtacttgaaccatctagggtacttgagtcttcttgttcgaggtatataagtaaggacttggccgaacttgtacccttgagaaatgaaataatgattgctcaaaatacgttttcccttgtactttcgactcacatgaccatttcaagtataaatgttacaaagttttatcatttaaaaagtgagcgagtatctcacgagtattctccaagtgaatttcaatttcttgattcttattgaacgaaacgtctaagtttcgaactctagtcatgtttcaaagttctcaaattgagttttatcgcagatttggactccgaactcggagtataacctgaaagtgaccagtagcactatatcttttgggtgagtgctttcaaataccgaattgaacttgatacttgaacttgatacgtgaccaatctgattacatgttatatacgtgaattgtaaaggcaagagtgtactttatcgcacttgcccttacgtgatatacttgtttattgttgcaattgacttgatatacttgtttatgatgcgcgcacttcctggaattccagaaaccctgtggcgagttactctagtcgagccggcaagggcttggtcgattgggtaacgaaccctgggtctcttgtattgtcgagtggagtgatatctcctcgactaatcggtatactcgagtattaccacccgtgttcttgaggattttgggcccagctgggggttgaacggtggacggagagtcgtttaagtggtgttctactggattggttacttacttgaaagttgacggagtgtcaactactacgggatcaagcttctagtaatgtaatgggaatttggctcctgagagtcatccgtatccttatactttggagtagttattgtttattggattattgtttcttttgaaaaattttctacattcgctcattttaagatttctacttgacgtgttactgttcacatttatgaacaatttatgctcgttactttgctatatcgaaaactcgtacttataaataatggtcaatttgctatttggaacctcactgggcttttagctcattccactccatttgttttcctttcaggggtacgagcgaggtgtgagatatgtaaagtctagcatagactagctgtttgattttgacttgtactcacgctattcctcggatggaacatgttgtatttggattgtattcgttttgatctagtttggtgtattgagacttcgtacttcgatttctattaatgtaaattataagcttgaattgggaatgttatttatggttcatgaatgtgtgtacgtgactcgattgagatagtgagtgagtcctggcgagagctgggcaggcggtccgccgaaccctttggtacgccttagggggaggtggggtcgtcacatgaaCGACCCTACGCCTGACCTCCGACCCCTTACCCCCGAGGAGCTATCAGCTTGTAATCCcttgatcttctttttcttcctcctctttcttttttctttgccaCACGAACTGACTTCTTTCTTTGTTCTCAGTGAAGAGGTTCTCCCAGCTATTGAGTATAGGAGGGACAGGCAGCTCGCGCATACCTACTACAGTACCCTCCTCGGCCCCTGGCGACGTGGCCCCTCCCCCACCAGAGCCTATTCCTCAGACTGCGGCCCAGTCTGCCCTAGTGGAGGAACCTAAAAAGAAGAGGAGGAAGACGACCGCCAAAAAAGCTAGGACCGAGGTGGCCACTTCTGCTACCCCAACGCCGCAACCATCTCCTACTGATGCTTCCGCGGAGCACTATGGGGTCAATTCTGCCGAGCTGCAGGCCTCCTCAGAGTCACCCCCCTCTATGTGGCGAGCAAGGAATATCATTCCCCTCAAGCCCCCCACCGAGCTGAGCGCGCACCCCCACCCCCTCCATTTCTGCCCGAAGTGGGGGCTGTCGCTGAACGACCGAGCTCAGTTTCCAGAAGCTGCTCGAGAGCACGTCAAGGGTTCGGTGCTCCCTCGCGACCATCATTTCATACAGCTCGCCTCTAATTCGGAGCTGCTAGAGCACTACTACCTGAGTGCAGCTCAGGTAATTCCTCCACCATTCCATCTCTTGGTGAAGTATCTTCAACAGGTAGACCCTAACTGGTTTGGTCTTGCAGCTCAACGTCGCAGGTGTTGAGCTGGCCCAGCGATACGAGAACATGGGGGAAAATCTCTCCCAAGCTGATGCCGCCAAGAGTAGGCTGGCTAGCCAGCTTGAAGCAGCCGAGGTGGAGCTGGAAGCCAAGAAGAAGCAGCTCGCAGACTCTCAGGCCTCCTCCGAActggagaagaagaagattgCCGAACTGACCGCACAACTGGAGGCCGAGCAGAAGAAGTCGGCCGAGCTGATAGAGGCAGCGAAGACGGAAGGGCGCCAGCTGGGTGTCCAAGAGTTCAAGAAGTCTGACGCCTTCATGAACGACCTGGCCATCCTGAATGGCCCCGTCCTGCAGCTCGGCTATACCAAAGCCATGGCAGATGTTCAATCCCTGAACTTGCCGGGCTTCGACCTCGGCAGATGGCCGGACTACAACCCTCAGGCCGTCCATCAAATTGACAGGCTTGTTGAAGGCTACTCCCATGGGCGCGACCTGGCTGCCTTGGTTGCCGACCCCACTCTTCCTGCTACCTCCCCTGAGCAAGAACAACAAGGGGAAAACTAGAAAGATAGCATTTTGGATAGGCTGATTAGGCTAGAGTAGGACCCGAGTTGGCCAGCTCGTTTTTGTATGGCCCCCCTTATGTACGCCCTTTTGAAATGGAATAGATAGCCTCCTTTCTTACCCAATACTTGTAAAAATTTTCACTCGCTCAAAATTTGAATACATTACAATCCTCAGTACTGAACTAATGAAGCGAAGAAAAAACCTGTCCAGCTGACTACTTCAGCTCAGGCAGGCTATTAAAGAAAAGGCCTCAAACTTGAGCTGTGCCAAAACAAGCCGAGCTAAAATGAAGTGAACTAATAAAGTGAGCTAACAAAACACAGAGCAGACCTGTCCAGCTGACCACTTCAGCTCGGGCAGGATACTACAGGACAAGCCTTAGATTCGAGTTGTGCCAGGTACGTGGGACTTTGCTTCCATCCAGGCGAGCTAGCTTACAATAACCTGCCCGGTCAGCTTCTTTTACCACGTAGGGACCTTCCCAGTTTGGGTCTAACTTGCCCGTGCCCACAGCTCGGCTAACGGAGTTCTTGCGTAATACCAGGTCCCCTGTCTTGAAAGAAAGGTGTCTCACCTTGGAATTGTAGTAGCGTGCGACCTGGCCCTTATACTTAGCCATTCTTATAGCCGCTTCTTCCCTTCGATGCTCGAGTAGGTCCAGGCCAAGCCGCATTTCCTCCTCATTATCCTGAGCCACAAAGTGTTGCACCCTACCCGAGGGCACTCCAATTTCCGCTGGGATTACCGCTTCGACCCCATATGTCAGGACGAACGGGGTTTCCTGAGTGGCTGTCCGAGGTGTTGTACGGTAAGCCCATAGTATGGTAGGCAGCTCCTCCAGCCAATTAGTTCGGGCAGACTCTACTCTTGTCTTCAGGCCGTGCAGAATGGTTCTGTTGACATTCTCGACTTGCCCATTGGCCTGGGGGTGCCCTACCGATGTGAAGTGCTGCTGGATGCCGAGCTCCGTGCACCACTCCTGGAAAGAGTGGTCCGCGAACTGCCTACCGTTGTCCGAGACAAGAGCCCTTGGTATGCCAATCGGCAGACTATGCTTTTCCAAAGGAATTTCTGGACCGATCTGCTGCTGATTGTGTTAAGGGGCTCGGCCTCTACCCACTTGGTGAAGTAATCAATGGCTACCACCAGGTATTCGTAGCCACCTGGAGCTCGGGGAAATGGCCCCAATAAGTCAATTCCCCACTGGAAGAACGGCCACGGGCTACTGAGAGGAATCATTTCTTGAGTGGGAGTGTGATGGACTGGGGCGTTTAGCTGACAAGACTTACACCGAGCTACCAGTTCGGCCGAGTCTCTGAAAATGGTGGGCCAATAGTATCCGGCCAGCATTCCCTTCTTGGCCAATATTCTTGGGCCAATGTGATTGCCGCAGATGCTTTCATGCAACTCGCGCAAGACATAGCTCCCTTCCTCGGGCGTTACACACTTCAGCCAGGGTTGCAAATAGGATTTCCTGTATAAGACTCCCTGTGTGAGCACGTACTTCTGTGACTTGAGGAGGACTTTGCGGGCCTCCACCCTGCTCGGTGGGAGCTCCCTATGAGCCAAGTACCGGACAATGGGATCCATCCACGAGCTCACCACTTGAATAACCGCGGCATTGAACGGTTCATATGCCCGACTTCTGACGACCTCCACCAGTACTCCCCGACCTGAGAAGCCAGTCGAGGTGGAGGCTAGTTTAGATAGGGCGTCGGCTCGCTTGTTCTGGCTCCGCGGAATCTGCTCGAGCGTGAACTGCTCGAACTGACCCCTCAGTTCACATGTTTTGGCCACGTACTTTCTTAGTGACCCTTCTTTGACCTCGTAGGTACCCCCTATTTGGTTCACTATCAGCTGTGAATCACTATAGACTTTTACCGATCTAGCCCCTAACTTCCGGGCCATCTCCATCCCTGCAATCAAGGCCTCGTACTCTGACTCGTTATTAGAGGCTCTGAAATCGAATCTCAGTGCGTAGGGCAGCTCTTCCCCCGTGGGGCTAATAAGGAGGAGACCTGCTCCGCATCCCTCCTTGCTTGACACGCCATCCACGTACAATGTCCAGGTGGGACCTGCTCGTTCCACCGCCTGGGCAGTGTCTCTGGCCAGCTCTGCCTTGACCTCTTTTTCAGGATGCATGGCATCGACAGCATCTACGGCCTGCCCGACCTTAGCTGCCTCCTCGGTCTCTCTGACCTTGGCAGTTCCTTGGGTCTGCTCGGCCTCAGCTGCTTCTCCGGCCTGTCTGTCCTCGGCAGCTTCTTTGGCCTGCTGGGCCTCATCTGCTTCTTTGGACAGCCCGTCCTCGGCTACCTGCATGGCCTGAATGACCTCAGCAGCGTCTCCGGCCTGTAAGACCTCTACTGCTTCTTGGGCCTGGGTGGCCTTGGTAGTCTTTGGGGTCTGTAATGGCTGGGCTGCTTGTCCGGCGTGTGCATTTTTAGCATCTTCTCCATCCTTCCTGGCCTGATCGACCTCCGCTCCGGGTGATCCAAAAGAAACGCCATCCGCTATGAAGTCCGCCAAGGCTTGGGCTTTGATGGCGGTCCTGGGCTGATATCCCAGGTCGTACTCCGACAATTCCACAGCCCACTTCACCATTCGACCCGAGAACTCGGGTTTGGAAAGGATCTGCTTCAGGGGCTGGTCCGTCATGACTACCACGGGGTGAGCTTGGAAGTACGTCCTGAGTTTCCGAGCTGCGTGTACTAATGCCAAAACATATCGCTCTACCGCCGAGTACCTTGCCTCGGCCCCCTGCAGGGCGCGGCTAACATAATATATGGGTTTCTGCACCTTGTCCTCCTCTCGCACCAGCACCGCGCTAATAGTCCCCTCACCCACAGCCAGGTAGATGAACAGGGTCTCCCCCAACTCGGGAGACGTCAAAGCTGGCAACCGAGCGAGGTGGGCTTTCAGCTCATCGAACGCCCTCTGGCACTCCAGACTCCACTCAAACTGTCGACCTCCTTTCAGGGCCTTGAAGAAAGGCGACCCCCGAACTGCCGATTTGGACAGGAACCTGTTCAAGGCTGCCATCCTCCCTGTCAGACGTTGCACCTCCTTAATATTCCGGGGTGGAGCCATGTCCATGATAGCCTTGATCTTGTCTGGGTTAGCTCTCACCCCCTCTTTAGAAATCATATAGCCCAGGAACTTTCCCGACCTgaccccaaaagtacactttttGGGGTTTAGCCGCATACGTGAGCTTCGGAGGACCTCGAAGATTTCCCTCAGGTCGGAGATGAACTGCTCCTGGGTTCGACTTTTCACTAACATATCGTCCACATATACCTCCAGGTTTCGGCTGATCTGATTCTTGAACAACTTGTTTACCAACCTCTGGTAGGTCGCGCCTGCGTTTTTTAGCCCAAATGGCATGGTGACGTAACAATATGTTCCCTCCTCAGTGATAAACGAGGTCTTTTCCTGATCCTCCTCATCCAGGACTATCTGATGGTACCCCTTGAAGGCGTCCAAGAAACAGAAGATCTCATAGCCAGCTGTTGAGTCCATGAGCTGGTCAATCCGTGGAAGTGGGTAACAGTCATTCGGGCAAGCCTTATTTAAGTCAGTGAAATCCACACACATCCTCCAAGCTTTCACCTCTTTCTTGACTAGCACCGGGTTGGCTAGCCAGGTAGGATAGTAGACTTCCTTAACGATCTTAGCCTCCAGCAACTTACCCACCTCGCTCTTGACGACCTCATTTCGCTCAGGAGCGAAGTTCCTCTTCTTCTGCTTCACAGGTCGGACGTTGGGATCCACATGTAGCCTATGGACTGCCAGTTCGGTGGGGATTCCTGGCATGTCATCAGCACTCCAAGCAAAAATCTCAGTGTATTCCTCCAGGAGAGATTCCAAGGAACTCCTGACCAGCTCGCCCAGGCAGGTACCGACCTTCACCGTGTGCTCGGGTCGGTCGGGCTGAACGGGCAGCTCAGCCAACCCCTCGTCTGTCTCCAATCTTTCCCCTTTCTCCAGGGGCTCCCAGGACTCTAAGCAAATTGTCTGAGCTACCAACTTCTCTTTGCCTTTGAGGGTAGCAATATAACACGCTCTCGCCACCTCCGGATCTCCCAGCACCTCAGCCACCCCAGCAGAAGTAGGAAACTTCATACTGAGGTGCAAGGTGGAGCAAATAGCTCGGAGGGCATTCAGCGTGGGCCGTCCCAGAATTATGTTGTAGGACGATGGTTCCTTGACCACCGCGAAATTTATCGGGATCGTTCGGCACTTTGGGGACACCCCCACCGTAACCATGAGAGTGATCATTCCTTCCGGCCTCACAGGAGGACCTGCAAAACCGATCAACGGGGGTTCGAACCGGCATGAGCTGCCTATCCTCCAGCTGCAGCTCCTTGAAGGTCTTGTAATACAGCACGTCTATGGCACTTCCGTTGTCTATGTACACCTTCTTCACCTTGAAATTACAGGTGATGACCTCTATCACGATGGCTTCATGGTTATTGGAGGCCAAAGGGACTGTATCTTCGGGTCCATAGATTATTTCCTCATACATCTTCAATCGCTTGGCCGAGCTCTCCCCCGTGGGAGGGGGGCGATTATGCCGCCGAGCTGTATGGCTATCTCCGCCAGTAGGTCCACCGGCAATAGTGTTAATCACCCCCGCCAGGTTCTGTATTTCCTGCTCTGGAGTTCGGCCACGGGGCCCCTGAGGTCGGTCCCGGAGGTAGCTCGGACGTTCCGACCTGGGCCTTCCTCGTTGCTGGTCAGCTCGTTCCTCTCGTACAAACTGCCCCAGATGGCCTCGTTTGATCAGTTTTTCAATGTCTTTCTTGAGGTGACGGCAGTCCTCCGTATCGTGCCCCACATCTCGATGATAAGCGCAATACAGACCTTGGTCCCGTCTGCTTTTGTCCCCGGCCAAAGGCCGAGGAGGTCGAGAGAGCCCCTCCTGCTCCATTACTGCGAGCACTCGAGCTCGGGGTGCCGTGAGGCCAGTCCAGGACTTGTCCCCTCCCATTGGGCGGCTCCTGGGGAGGCGGTCATAAGCACTCTTCCTTCCCTGGCCAGGCCGTGCCTCCACCTGGTCGGCGCCCTTCCTGCGCTTGTCATCTCTCAATTTTTCTTGTGCACTCTTAAGGCGATTGGCTTCCTCCGCGTTGGCCTTCTCATGAGCTCGGTCTAGCATCTCCCGGACTGATTTGGGAGGTCGCTCCACGAGCTCAGTGTAGAGCTTCTGTTTCCGTAGCCCGTTAATGAAGGCGGCCATGACCACCTTGTCATCGCGGTCGCGGACCTGGAGGGATTCATTATTGAATCGCACCATGTACTCGCGCAGTGATTCCTCAACCTTTTGTTGAATAGTCATAAGGTGAGCGGTGCTTTTGGAGAAAGCACGTGAGGAAACGAACTGGGCTGAGAACAGTCGCGCGAGCTGGGTGAAAGAACTGATCGACCTAgggggaagtccctggaaccactgccgggcccttccttctagAAACATtgggaaggtcttgcacctgaccgcatcaGCTGCTGTTTGTAAAcgcatctgcgtcatgaacacgaacaggtggtcttccggatccgtGGTCGCGTCGTAAGGTTTCATGTTTGGAATCTTGAACTTCGCAGGCAGTTGGTATTCCTCGATATCGAGCACAAAGGGGGAAGCAATGTAcctgtccgcctcagggtccagAAGTAGGTCCAGTtcgtcctgcacctgttgtcgTTCTCTCCGAGGAGAGAGGTCTCCCCTggagagcctccggacgggctccgggtgttcagTTCGGGAATTCTTGTGAGAAGGTTCTACGACCTCGACTTGCTCACGCGTGACttcccggcgcgcccgcttggccccAGTTCTGGCAGGACTCCCAGTTTGGGATTCTGACTGATCTGCTCCCTGAATCTTTGGCTCCTTGTCCTGATGACCTTCCGACTGCactttgaggtagttcatgatcGCCTCGAAGGTGGGCAGGTTTTCTGCCACCGTCTGAACCAGTTGTTCAGGCGGAATTCGTGAGGGCCCTGCCCCTCCTTCTCCGGGTGTCGGACCCCGAGGGGGGCTTTGGGGGCCACTTAgctcggtccccttggatccACCAGCTttcctctgcgacctagtcttcggcatgtttttcgcgaaaagagaaaaagagaatacgtgttcccacagacggcgccaattgatgcgaccgccaaaaaccagatccgagctgagctgtGGTAAGCCTGGCTGTCCGGGTGCTGCCGACCTGAGGGGGCGAACCGAGCTACGGGGCCTGTAAAGAGAGAAACAGAGAGGGGACTAAGGTCCCCggaatagctccgacggtcaagtcagtctTGCCTCAGAGTAGAGTAATAGTAATAGATACTTGTGTGCGTACCTTACGTAGTCTTGGTAGCGTGATATATATAGGACCGGGTGAGTTATAGTTTCCTTATGGGAGTCAAAGCCCCCTTAGGGTTTGGAGTCTTCCTAGGGTTTTATGCGGCAGCCCCTAAATGTTCGGAGACGGCGGCCCATCAAGCCCACCACAGGAGGCCCCTGACACGGCCGAGCTGGCTCCCTCATGCCGAGCTGGCCCGTGCCAGCCTCGAGAGATCTACCGCCGACCTGCTGCGTGCAGTATGCCGATCTGACACGTGTCATACGTGGATTTGCCCCACTACAAGAACTTTAATAATTATCTTCCATTAGATACGATCCTACAACAATGAGGTGTATTCTTCATTTCCAAATGTCATTGTTGCGCAGCAATAGAGGCTCTATGGCATCTATTTTTCGATAGCAACGTGGCCCAAGAGGTATGGGAATATTTCAATGATATATTTGGAGTCCCATATAGGAGACATTCATGCTTGAGTACGGTAATCATGCACTGGATGTTGTCATTACCTAAGGGTCACCCACGACATGTCAGAAATTTAGTGCTATTGCTAGTATTATGGTTTATTTGGCATAGTCGTAACGCGGCAAGGTTTGAGGATGGAGTAATGGAACCAGGAGATGTTGTCGAAGAGGTGATGTGGAGTCTAAAGCGGATGGGGTCGGCCAATATGATCACAAGGGAACAGCTGAAGGGGGACTTTGATTCGATCATGGCTCCTTTCTTCAAGTGtcatcctaatacaaagtctaCATTATGGTGAAATGGAAGGCGCCTAGTATTGGGATGCTGAAGGTAAATACTGACACTAGCGTGCTTAATGGGATAGCAGCCGGAGGAGGGATTATTCGGGATAGTCGAGGTCATCACGGCCTATTATAAGGAATTAGGAGAGATGCAAGTTCTGGAGGCAGAGGCACGGGCTTTAATTCTCAGCTTAGAATTATGTGTGCAACTGGGGCTATCTAGGATTCAGGCAGAGGTGGATTCAAGGCTATTGTATTAGTTGGTTGTAATGAATGGTGCGACAAGGTGGCCCCTATGCAATGTCATTCGTTGAATCCAGTCCGTTCTCTAGAGTCTTCATGGATCGTTGGAGTGTATTTATAAAGAAGCCAATGCAGCGGCGAATTCTTTAGCTGGCCTGTGGCGTGGTGGCTCATGTTTTTTTGGGTCTTTGTTGTAACTACCCAAGGTTACTCAAAACTTGGTCCATTTGGACAACTCTGTTTGCGTAGCTGTGAGAGCTGTTATTGTAAGGGAGTAGTACTCCTTATTTATAGCTTTCCCATGTACCAAGCAACAATTCAGATTTTGTTGATTAATagaatttaaataaataaaaaagccTTTAAAAAACAAGCTTTCAAATCTATCCAAAAATCTGACAGATTAGGAAACTAGTTTTCCAAAATTAAGAAACATATGTGATGTGATTAGGCTTTGAGTTATAAATTCACCTAATTATATTCCAATTTAAGCCCAATATCCTCAATTTTTCGTAAGTATACGAATCGTTTGATTGAATGTAGTGATAACTAGAGGTTGATCCCAAAGGGATTTCTCTACCAATTACCAAGAACCTTAGCTTACTTCTATTAACTAACTCAAGAAGAATTATAATCAAACAAGACTACAATTAGACTAGTTCAATGCAAATAAAGATGATAACTAGAAGAAACTCAACTAAACACAAGTGTTCTAAGGAATATAATCCACTACTCACACCCAACTATGAAAGAAATAATCAACCATTGCCAAGTTATTGTCTTGCTAAGGATGCATTTCACTAAAACTATTGGAACTTGCTTTCCCTAATGAACCAAACTTAGCCTCATACTCAAGTTTCCCTACTTCCGTGGTGAAATCTCAAGTATAGACTTAATCGAGAGCAAGAAATGTAACAAACATCCACCTAAGTATATCACTACTTTCGTGTGTCTACCTTTAAGTATCATTTACTCCTTTTCCATCATTGTCAACTATTCTCATAGATTGACAACAACTAAAATAACTTGTAAATAGTGATCAATCACTCACAAGAGTTAAAGCAAGATTAGATGAACCAGCAAGAACAAAATATAGCAACAATCAATAACATTAAACCATAGTTACGGCATAAATACCTTCATCTACCCCTAGAATAGATAGATCTAGCTAGACAAAGTCAACATGACCACCCAGCTCCATTCCTTGAAGTAACCAAACATCATTCAAGCTAAGAGAGTTAAAGGGGAGAGATGCTTATTCAATAGAAGAAACAAGATTTCCAATCTTCATCTAGTTCATTGCCATCAAAATGTTGGATTACATCAAGTGTTTTTCCGAGTTTCTTCAATAAAAAAGAAGGGTTAGTCCTCTTCTCCTTAAGAGAAAAACTTGGAATATGAAAAAACTACTTTAACTATGTCTAACTATGCTAATGAGTGATTGTGTGTGTCCTTTTGTTCTCTACGGCCCcatttggcaagtgagttttttaagtgtttgtctaaaattttattgtaacttactgtagaagttgtagaaaaaatttttgaagtgtataaatttttgtatattttgaagtgtatagtttaaaaactttgagaaattttttgaggttaaggtagttaaagttattaaaaaacttgtagcagacaaatttggccaaaaacttgcttgccaaacaaggcctaCTTTTTCCTCCACAAAATGTGCTTCTTGGAATTCACCGATTTGCTTGTCATAGTCTCCATAGTACAAAGAACAGCTATCTAGCCGAAATTCTCTGTGAGAGATGAGTAAAAAAAAAGGTGTGAAATGTCCACAAGTTGCACAGCCGCAATTGTG encodes:
- the LOC140005596 gene encoding uncharacterized protein, translating into MPKTRSQRKAGGSKGTELSGPQSPPRGPTPGEGGAGPSRIPPEQLVQTVAENLPTFEAIMNYLKVQSEGHQDKEPKIQGADQSESQTGSPARTGAKRARREVTREQVEVVEPSHKNSRTEHPEPVRRLSRGDLSPRRERQQVQDELDLLLDPEADRYIASPFVLDIEEYQLPAKFKIPNMKPYDATTDPEDHLFVFMTQMRLQTAADAVRCKTFPMFLEGRARQWFQGLPPRSISSFTQLARLFSAQFVSSRAFSKSTAHLMTIQQKVEESLREYMVRFNNESLQVRDRDDKVVMAAFINGLRKQKLYTELVERPPKSVREMLDRAHEKANAEEANRLKSAQEKLRDDKRRKGADQVEARPGQGRKSAYDRLPRSRPMGGDKSWTGLTAPRARVLAVMEQEGLSRPPRPLAGDKSRRDQGLYCAYHRDVGHDTEDCRHLKKDIEKLIKRGHLGQFVREERADQQRGRPRSERPSYLRDRPQGPRGRTPEQEIQNLAGVINTIAGGPTGGDSHTARRHNRPPPTGESSAKRLKMYEEIIYGPEDTVPLASNNHEAIVIEVITCNFKVKKVYIDNGSAIDVLYYKTFKELQLEDRQLMPVRTPVDRFCSMKFPTSAGVAEVLGDPEVARACYIATLKGKEKLVAQTICLESWEPLEKGERLETDEGLAELPVQPDRPEHTVKVGTCLGELVRSSLESLLEEYTEIFAWSADDMPGIPTELAVHRLHVDPNVRPVKQKKRNFAPERNEVVKSEVGKLLEAKIVKEVYYPTWLANPVLVKKEVKAWRMCVDFTDLNKACPNDCYPLPRIDQLMDSTAGYEIFCFLDAFKGYHQIVLDEEDQEKTSFITEEGTYCYVTMPFGLKNAGATYQRLVNKLFKNQISRNLEVYVDDMLVKSRTQEQFISDLREIFEVLRSSRMRLNPKKCTFGVRSGKFLGYMISKEGVRANPDKIKAIMDMAPPRNIKEVQRLTGRMAALNRFLSKSAVRGSPFFKALKGGRQFEWSLECQRAFDELKAHLARLPALTSPELGETLFIYLAVGEGTISAVLVREEDKVQKPIYYVSRALQGAEARYSAVERYVLALVHAARKLRTYFQAHPVVVMTDQPLKQILSKPEFSGRMVKWAVELSEYDLGYQPRTAIKAQALADFIADGVSFGSPGAEVDQARKDGEDAKNAHAGQAAQPLQTPKTTKATQAQEAVEVLQAGDAAEVIQAMQVAEDGLSKEADEAQQAKEAAEDRQAGEAAEAEQTQGTAKVRETEEAAKVGQAVDAVDAMHPEKEVKAELARDTAQAVERAGPTWTLYVDGVSSKEGCGAGLLLISPTGEELPYALRFDFRASNNESEYEALIAGMEMARKLGARSVKVYSDSQLIVNQIGGTYEVKEGSLRKYVAKTCELRGQFEQFTLEQIPRSQNKRADALSKLASTSTGFSGRGVLVEVVRSRAYEPFNAAVIQVVSSWMDPIVRYLAHRELPPSRVEARKVLLKSQKYVLTQGVLYRKSYLQPWLKCVTPEEGSYVLRELHESICGNHIGPRILAKKGMLAGYYWPTIFRDSAELVARCKSCQLNAPVHHTPTQEMIPLSSPWPFFQWGIDLLGPFPRAPGGYEYLVVAIDYFTKALVSDNGRQFADHSFQEWCTELGIQQHFTSVGHPQANGQVENVNRTILHGLKTRVESARTNWLEELPTILWAYRTTPRTATQETPFVLTYGVEAVIPAEIGVPSGRVQHFVAQDNEEEMRLGLDLLEHRREEAAIRMAKYKGQVARYYNSKVRHLSFKTGDLVLRKNSVSRAVGTGKLDPNWEGPYVVKEADRAGYCKLARLDGSKVPRTWHNSNLRLVL